A window of Ictidomys tridecemlineatus isolate mIctTri1 chromosome 1, mIctTri1.hap1, whole genome shotgun sequence contains these coding sequences:
- the Cdhr2 gene encoding cadherin-related family member 2 isoform X1, producing MRTRSLVMARPWLPCFLLSALMVSVAANLPPKFGDNMTLVQLPEDLPLGAVAFWMVAEDTDDARLIYGISGPNAYFFNVTRDTGEVRLAYPLDFETLPAFSVTISVSDGLNTVQKEMAVIVEDRNDNAPVFQNTGFSTSINETLPVGSVVFSVLAVDKDTGPAGVVKYFIEKVIPTTVDSEHLFEILDNGSIILNGSLSYNNKSAFYQLQLKACDLGGLIHNDFINQCSPPVFLSITVVDQPDLDPQFVREFYSASVAEDAAVGTSVLQVEAVDGDKGINDRVTYSISNSTRPGWFTIEADNGVITVEGSLDREQLLDEDEQVQLQVTATESNLSIYGQEAKVSLWVTIRVMDVNDHKPEFYNCSLPHCAFTPQEAQANFTGYVDEHASARIPISGLTMVAYDPDKGENGTFLLSLEGPDAGAFSVSPELAAGSVNVQVLVKESEMVDYERKTEMTVQVVATDSVSKNSSVAMVTIQLRDINDHRPTFPQNLYVLSVPENSATGSVVTSSIQATDPDTGEGGRITYSLLPGNGDDVFAVDPDSGTVTVKNGTLLDRERQAVYYLTLQATDGGSLSTSTTLQVNLLDVNDNAPVASGSYNIFVQEETGNVSVTIQAYDNDEPDTNNSRLLFSLLPGPYSHNFSIDSNTGLLRNRGPLDREAIDPTLEGRIVLTVRVSDCGVPSLSTDVNVTINVEDINDNVPVFSQSSYQFFVKERESGVLVGVVEAWDADQTEVNNRISFGLSGSGASNFMIRGSVLGPGRAEGQIWLPSDGSVDYETQALFLLTVTAENLDPQDHEATAGVNVTVVDVNDEPPTLDEGSLRGVSVAENGSQHGQVAEIVARDVDTEAQLEIQLVNVICTKAGVDVGGLCHGWFSVEANGSVYINQSEAIDYEACDLVTLVVRAYDRTTDPRFQAYSNDGSLLITIEDVNDNAPYFLPDNQTFVIIPELVIPNQQVASVRARDNDSGNNGAIEFSILQVNFISKDGATIPFQGFFRIVTSVEATVFTGSIELVTNLDSTLQGTYQVTVQAQDKPSVGPAQEAQVTLNLFTVDQSYRVRLQFSTPKEEVGANVEEIKAALAQATRTTVYVVNIQDVESTARARAQSYLDAYFVFSNGSALTLSELSLMIRKDQDALTQLLRLGLVVLGSQENQEEDQGKVLISVIIGLGVALLLVLAIMIMALVCMRKSYHRKLRAMKAAKEARKTAAEVLPSGSAIPGTNMYNTERANPMLNLPTKDLGLEYLTSSSDLDYVSLNSLDDNSVDLDGNNQKIKKEPQHNPPEKDPEPLSVVLSGRQVDTSGEQQGMSFTNPGLDTTDL from the exons GTCCCTCGTGATGGCCCGGCCTTGGCTGCCCTGCTTCCTGCTTTCTGCCCTGATGGTGTCTG TGGCAGCCAACTTGCCCCCAAAGTTTGGAGACAACATGACGCTTGTGCAACTGCCTGAGGACTTGCCATTGG GTGCCGTGGCCTTCTGGATGGTAGCAGAAGACACGGATGATGCCCGTCTGATTTATGGGATCAGTGGCCCCAATGCCTACTTCTTCAATGTCACCAGAGACACGGGGGAAGTGAGGCTGGCCTACCCTCTGGACTTTGAG ACTCTCCCGGCCTTCAGCGTCACCATCTCTGTGAGCGACGGTCTCAACACA GTGCAAAAAGAAATGGCCGTGATTGTGGAAGACAGAAATGACAATGCCCCTGTTTTCCAGAACACTGGATTCTCCACCAGTATCAACGAG ACCCTGCCTGTTGGCTCCGTGGTGTTCTCGGTGCTGGCGGTGGACAAGGACACTGGGCCAGCAGGCGTGGTGAAGTACTTCATAGAGAAG GTCATCCCTACCACTGTGGACAGTGAACATCTCTTCGAAATCCTGGACAACGGCTCGATCATCCTCAACGGCAGCCTCAGCTACAACAACAAGAGCGCCTTCTACCAGCTGCAGCTGAAAGCCTGC GACCTGGGCGGCCTAATCCACAACGACTTTATCAACCAGTGCTCCCCTCCCGTCTTCCTGTCCATCACGGTGGTGGACCAGCCTGACCTGGACCCTCAGTTTGTCAGGGAGTTTTACTCGGCTTCGGTGGCCGAGGATGCAGCCGTG GGGACCTCGGTGCTGCAGGTGGAGGCTGTGGACGGAGACAAAGGCATCAATGACCGTGTGACCTATAGCATCTCCA ACTCCACAAGGCCCGGCTGGTTCACCATCGAGGCAGACAATGGGGTCATCACGGTGGAAGGCAGCCTGGACCGCGAGCAGCTGCTGGACGAGGATGAGCAAGTGCAGCTGCAGGTCACG GCCACCGAGAGTAACCTCAGCATCTACGGGCAAGAGGCCAAGGTGAGCCTGTGGGTCACTATAAGAGTGATGGACGTCAATGACCACAAACCTGAGTTTTACAACTGCAGCCTCCCGCACTGCGCCTTCACACCCCAAGAAGCCCAGGCCAACTTCACCGGCTACGTGGATGAGCACGCCTCTGCCCGCATCCCCATCAGTGGGCTGACCATGGTGGCCTACGACCCAGACAAG GGCGAAAACGGCACCTTCCTGCTGTCCCTGGAGGGCCCTGACGCAGGAGCCTTCAGTGTCTCTCCTGAGTTGGCCGCAGGCTCCGTCAACGTGCAGGTCCTGGTGAAAGAATCGGAGATGGTGGACTAcgagagaaagacagagatgaCGGTGCAG GTTGTGGCCACTGACTCGGTCAGTAAGAACTCCTCTGTCGCCATGGTGACCATCCAGCTCCGAGACATCAATGACCACAGACCCACGTTCCCCCAGAACTTGTATGTGCTCAGTGTGCCAGAGAACAGCGCCACGGGCTCTGTGGTCACCAGCAGCATCCAG GCCACTGACCCAGACACCGGTGAAGGGGGCCGCATCACCTACAGCCTGCTCCCAGGAAATGG GGACGACGTCTTTGCGGTGGATCCAGACTCAGGGACAGTGACTGTGAAAAACGGCACGCTGCTGGACCGGGAGAGGCAGGCCGTGTACTACCTCACCCTGCAGGCCACAGACGGCGGCAGCCTGTCCACCTCCACCACGCTGCAGGTCAACTTGCTGGACGTCAATGACAATGCCCCGGTGGCCAGCGGCTCCTACAACATCTTCGTCCAGGAGGAGACGGGCAACGTCTCCGTGACCATCCAG GCCTATGACAATGACGAGCCAGACACCAACAACAGCCGTCTGCTCTTCAGCTTGCTGCCTGGCCCCTACAGCCACAACTTCTCCATAGACTCCAACACCGGGCTCCTCAGAAACCGGGGGCCCCTGGACCGAGAGGCCATCGACCCCACCCTGGAGGGCCGCATTGTGCTCACGGTGCGGGTGTCCGACTGCGGTGTGCCCAGCTTGAGCACGGACGTCAACGTCACCATCAATGTGGAG GACATCAATGATAACGTGCCCGTCTTCAGCCAGTCCAGCTACCAATTCTTTGTGAAGGAGAGGGAGTCGG GAGTGCTGGTGGGGGTCGTGGAGGCCTGGGACGCCGACCAGACGGAGGTCAACAATCGCATCAGCTTCGGCCTGTCGGGGAGCGGTGCCAGCAACTTCATGATCCGGGGCTCCGTGCTGGGGCCCGGGAGGGCGGAGGGCCAGATCTGGCTGCCCTCAGATGGGAGCGTGGACTATGAGACACAGGCCCTCTTCCTGCTGACAGTGACTGCTGAAAACCTGGACCCCCAGGACCACGAGGCCACGGCGGGCGTCAACGTGACTGTGGTGGACGTGAACGACGAGCCGCCCACCCTGGATGAAGGGTCCCTCCGGGGCGTCTCTGTGGCTGAGAATGGGTCCCAGCATGGCCAGGTGGCTGAGATCGTGGCCCGGGACGTGGACACGGAGGCCCAGCTGGAGATTCAGCTGGTGAATGTCATCTGTACCAAGGCTGGGGTGGACGTGGGCGGCCTGTGCCACGGCTGGTTCTCTGTGGAGGCCAACGGCTCCGTGTACATCAATCAGAGCGAGGCCATCGACTACGAGGCCTGCGACCTGGTCACGCTGGTCGTGCGGGCCTATGACCGCACCACAGATCCCCGCTTCCAGGCCTACAGCAACGATG GAAGCCTCCTTATTACCATCGAGGACGTGAATGACAATGCACCCTATTTCCTACCTGATAATCAAACTTTTG TGATCATCCCAGAACTTGTGATACCGAACCAGCAGGTGGCTTCTGTCCGG GCCAGAGACAATGACTCAGGAAACAATGGGGCCATTGAGTTCTCCATCCTCCAAGTGAATTTCATCTCTAAGGATGGGGCCACCATCCCTTTCCAGGGCTTCTTCCGGATTGTCACCTCTGTGGAGGCCACTGTGTTTACTGGCAGCATTGA gctggtgaccaaccTTGATTCCACTCTCCAAGGCACTTACCAAGTGACGGTCCAGGCCCAGGATAAGCCTTCTGTGGGTCCTGCACAGGAAGCCCAAGTCACCCTGAAT CTCTTCACTGTGGACCAGAGTTACCGGGTGAGGCTGCAGTTCTCCACACCAAAGGAGGAGGTGGGCGCCAACGTGGAGGAGATTAAAGC GGCTCTTGCCCAGGCGACCAGGACTACGGTCTACGTTGTGAACATTCAGGACGTGGAGTCTACTGCTCG GGCTCGAGCCCAGTCCTATCTTGATGCCTACTTTGTCTTCTCCAATGGGTCTGCCCTCACACTGAGTGAGCTGAGCCT GATGATCCGGAAGGACCAGGACGCACTGACACAGCTGCTGCGGCTGGGGCTGGTGGTGCTG ggctcccaggagaACCAGGAGGAAGACCAGGGCAAAGTGCTCATCAGTGTCATCATAGGACTGGGAGTGGCTTTGCTGTTGGTCCTGGCGATCATGATCATGGCTCTTGTGTGTATGCGGAAGAG CTACCACCGGAAACTTCGGGCCATGAAGGCTGCCAAGGAGGCCCGGAAGACAGCAGCAGAGGTGCTGCCCTCAGGGTCTGCCATCCCCGGGACCAACATGTACAACACTGAGCG GGCCAACCCCATGCTGAACCTGCCCACCAAAGACCTGGGCCTCGAGTACCTCACTTCCTCCAGTGACTTGGACTATGTGAG CCTCAATTCCCTGGATGACAACTCTGTGGACCTGGACGGGAACAATCAGAAAATCAAG aAGGAGCCTCAGCACAATCCACCGGAGAAGGATCCAGAGCCCCTGAGTGTGGTGCTGTCAGGAAGGCAGGTGGACACAAGTGGAGAGCAACAGGGAATGTCCTTCACCAACCCCGGCCTGGACACCACAGACCTGTGA
- the Cdhr2 gene encoding cadherin-related family member 2 isoform X2: MARPWLPCFLLSALMVSVAANLPPKFGDNMTLVQLPEDLPLGAVAFWMVAEDTDDARLIYGISGPNAYFFNVTRDTGEVRLAYPLDFETLPAFSVTISVSDGLNTVQKEMAVIVEDRNDNAPVFQNTGFSTSINETLPVGSVVFSVLAVDKDTGPAGVVKYFIEKVIPTTVDSEHLFEILDNGSIILNGSLSYNNKSAFYQLQLKACDLGGLIHNDFINQCSPPVFLSITVVDQPDLDPQFVREFYSASVAEDAAVGTSVLQVEAVDGDKGINDRVTYSISNSTRPGWFTIEADNGVITVEGSLDREQLLDEDEQVQLQVTATESNLSIYGQEAKVSLWVTIRVMDVNDHKPEFYNCSLPHCAFTPQEAQANFTGYVDEHASARIPISGLTMVAYDPDKGENGTFLLSLEGPDAGAFSVSPELAAGSVNVQVLVKESEMVDYERKTEMTVQVVATDSVSKNSSVAMVTIQLRDINDHRPTFPQNLYVLSVPENSATGSVVTSSIQATDPDTGEGGRITYSLLPGNGDDVFAVDPDSGTVTVKNGTLLDRERQAVYYLTLQATDGGSLSTSTTLQVNLLDVNDNAPVASGSYNIFVQEETGNVSVTIQAYDNDEPDTNNSRLLFSLLPGPYSHNFSIDSNTGLLRNRGPLDREAIDPTLEGRIVLTVRVSDCGVPSLSTDVNVTINVEDINDNVPVFSQSSYQFFVKERESGVLVGVVEAWDADQTEVNNRISFGLSGSGASNFMIRGSVLGPGRAEGQIWLPSDGSVDYETQALFLLTVTAENLDPQDHEATAGVNVTVVDVNDEPPTLDEGSLRGVSVAENGSQHGQVAEIVARDVDTEAQLEIQLVNVICTKAGVDVGGLCHGWFSVEANGSVYINQSEAIDYEACDLVTLVVRAYDRTTDPRFQAYSNDGSLLITIEDVNDNAPYFLPDNQTFVIIPELVIPNQQVASVRARDNDSGNNGAIEFSILQVNFISKDGATIPFQGFFRIVTSVEATVFTGSIELVTNLDSTLQGTYQVTVQAQDKPSVGPAQEAQVTLNLFTVDQSYRVRLQFSTPKEEVGANVEEIKAALAQATRTTVYVVNIQDVESTARARAQSYLDAYFVFSNGSALTLSELSLMIRKDQDALTQLLRLGLVVLGSQENQEEDQGKVLISVIIGLGVALLLVLAIMIMALVCMRKSYHRKLRAMKAAKEARKTAAEVLPSGSAIPGTNMYNTERANPMLNLPTKDLGLEYLTSSSDLDYVSLNSLDDNSVDLDGNNQKIKKEPQHNPPEKDPEPLSVVLSGRQVDTSGEQQGMSFTNPGLDTTDL; the protein is encoded by the exons ATGGCCCGGCCTTGGCTGCCCTGCTTCCTGCTTTCTGCCCTGATGGTGTCTG TGGCAGCCAACTTGCCCCCAAAGTTTGGAGACAACATGACGCTTGTGCAACTGCCTGAGGACTTGCCATTGG GTGCCGTGGCCTTCTGGATGGTAGCAGAAGACACGGATGATGCCCGTCTGATTTATGGGATCAGTGGCCCCAATGCCTACTTCTTCAATGTCACCAGAGACACGGGGGAAGTGAGGCTGGCCTACCCTCTGGACTTTGAG ACTCTCCCGGCCTTCAGCGTCACCATCTCTGTGAGCGACGGTCTCAACACA GTGCAAAAAGAAATGGCCGTGATTGTGGAAGACAGAAATGACAATGCCCCTGTTTTCCAGAACACTGGATTCTCCACCAGTATCAACGAG ACCCTGCCTGTTGGCTCCGTGGTGTTCTCGGTGCTGGCGGTGGACAAGGACACTGGGCCAGCAGGCGTGGTGAAGTACTTCATAGAGAAG GTCATCCCTACCACTGTGGACAGTGAACATCTCTTCGAAATCCTGGACAACGGCTCGATCATCCTCAACGGCAGCCTCAGCTACAACAACAAGAGCGCCTTCTACCAGCTGCAGCTGAAAGCCTGC GACCTGGGCGGCCTAATCCACAACGACTTTATCAACCAGTGCTCCCCTCCCGTCTTCCTGTCCATCACGGTGGTGGACCAGCCTGACCTGGACCCTCAGTTTGTCAGGGAGTTTTACTCGGCTTCGGTGGCCGAGGATGCAGCCGTG GGGACCTCGGTGCTGCAGGTGGAGGCTGTGGACGGAGACAAAGGCATCAATGACCGTGTGACCTATAGCATCTCCA ACTCCACAAGGCCCGGCTGGTTCACCATCGAGGCAGACAATGGGGTCATCACGGTGGAAGGCAGCCTGGACCGCGAGCAGCTGCTGGACGAGGATGAGCAAGTGCAGCTGCAGGTCACG GCCACCGAGAGTAACCTCAGCATCTACGGGCAAGAGGCCAAGGTGAGCCTGTGGGTCACTATAAGAGTGATGGACGTCAATGACCACAAACCTGAGTTTTACAACTGCAGCCTCCCGCACTGCGCCTTCACACCCCAAGAAGCCCAGGCCAACTTCACCGGCTACGTGGATGAGCACGCCTCTGCCCGCATCCCCATCAGTGGGCTGACCATGGTGGCCTACGACCCAGACAAG GGCGAAAACGGCACCTTCCTGCTGTCCCTGGAGGGCCCTGACGCAGGAGCCTTCAGTGTCTCTCCTGAGTTGGCCGCAGGCTCCGTCAACGTGCAGGTCCTGGTGAAAGAATCGGAGATGGTGGACTAcgagagaaagacagagatgaCGGTGCAG GTTGTGGCCACTGACTCGGTCAGTAAGAACTCCTCTGTCGCCATGGTGACCATCCAGCTCCGAGACATCAATGACCACAGACCCACGTTCCCCCAGAACTTGTATGTGCTCAGTGTGCCAGAGAACAGCGCCACGGGCTCTGTGGTCACCAGCAGCATCCAG GCCACTGACCCAGACACCGGTGAAGGGGGCCGCATCACCTACAGCCTGCTCCCAGGAAATGG GGACGACGTCTTTGCGGTGGATCCAGACTCAGGGACAGTGACTGTGAAAAACGGCACGCTGCTGGACCGGGAGAGGCAGGCCGTGTACTACCTCACCCTGCAGGCCACAGACGGCGGCAGCCTGTCCACCTCCACCACGCTGCAGGTCAACTTGCTGGACGTCAATGACAATGCCCCGGTGGCCAGCGGCTCCTACAACATCTTCGTCCAGGAGGAGACGGGCAACGTCTCCGTGACCATCCAG GCCTATGACAATGACGAGCCAGACACCAACAACAGCCGTCTGCTCTTCAGCTTGCTGCCTGGCCCCTACAGCCACAACTTCTCCATAGACTCCAACACCGGGCTCCTCAGAAACCGGGGGCCCCTGGACCGAGAGGCCATCGACCCCACCCTGGAGGGCCGCATTGTGCTCACGGTGCGGGTGTCCGACTGCGGTGTGCCCAGCTTGAGCACGGACGTCAACGTCACCATCAATGTGGAG GACATCAATGATAACGTGCCCGTCTTCAGCCAGTCCAGCTACCAATTCTTTGTGAAGGAGAGGGAGTCGG GAGTGCTGGTGGGGGTCGTGGAGGCCTGGGACGCCGACCAGACGGAGGTCAACAATCGCATCAGCTTCGGCCTGTCGGGGAGCGGTGCCAGCAACTTCATGATCCGGGGCTCCGTGCTGGGGCCCGGGAGGGCGGAGGGCCAGATCTGGCTGCCCTCAGATGGGAGCGTGGACTATGAGACACAGGCCCTCTTCCTGCTGACAGTGACTGCTGAAAACCTGGACCCCCAGGACCACGAGGCCACGGCGGGCGTCAACGTGACTGTGGTGGACGTGAACGACGAGCCGCCCACCCTGGATGAAGGGTCCCTCCGGGGCGTCTCTGTGGCTGAGAATGGGTCCCAGCATGGCCAGGTGGCTGAGATCGTGGCCCGGGACGTGGACACGGAGGCCCAGCTGGAGATTCAGCTGGTGAATGTCATCTGTACCAAGGCTGGGGTGGACGTGGGCGGCCTGTGCCACGGCTGGTTCTCTGTGGAGGCCAACGGCTCCGTGTACATCAATCAGAGCGAGGCCATCGACTACGAGGCCTGCGACCTGGTCACGCTGGTCGTGCGGGCCTATGACCGCACCACAGATCCCCGCTTCCAGGCCTACAGCAACGATG GAAGCCTCCTTATTACCATCGAGGACGTGAATGACAATGCACCCTATTTCCTACCTGATAATCAAACTTTTG TGATCATCCCAGAACTTGTGATACCGAACCAGCAGGTGGCTTCTGTCCGG GCCAGAGACAATGACTCAGGAAACAATGGGGCCATTGAGTTCTCCATCCTCCAAGTGAATTTCATCTCTAAGGATGGGGCCACCATCCCTTTCCAGGGCTTCTTCCGGATTGTCACCTCTGTGGAGGCCACTGTGTTTACTGGCAGCATTGA gctggtgaccaaccTTGATTCCACTCTCCAAGGCACTTACCAAGTGACGGTCCAGGCCCAGGATAAGCCTTCTGTGGGTCCTGCACAGGAAGCCCAAGTCACCCTGAAT CTCTTCACTGTGGACCAGAGTTACCGGGTGAGGCTGCAGTTCTCCACACCAAAGGAGGAGGTGGGCGCCAACGTGGAGGAGATTAAAGC GGCTCTTGCCCAGGCGACCAGGACTACGGTCTACGTTGTGAACATTCAGGACGTGGAGTCTACTGCTCG GGCTCGAGCCCAGTCCTATCTTGATGCCTACTTTGTCTTCTCCAATGGGTCTGCCCTCACACTGAGTGAGCTGAGCCT GATGATCCGGAAGGACCAGGACGCACTGACACAGCTGCTGCGGCTGGGGCTGGTGGTGCTG ggctcccaggagaACCAGGAGGAAGACCAGGGCAAAGTGCTCATCAGTGTCATCATAGGACTGGGAGTGGCTTTGCTGTTGGTCCTGGCGATCATGATCATGGCTCTTGTGTGTATGCGGAAGAG CTACCACCGGAAACTTCGGGCCATGAAGGCTGCCAAGGAGGCCCGGAAGACAGCAGCAGAGGTGCTGCCCTCAGGGTCTGCCATCCCCGGGACCAACATGTACAACACTGAGCG GGCCAACCCCATGCTGAACCTGCCCACCAAAGACCTGGGCCTCGAGTACCTCACTTCCTCCAGTGACTTGGACTATGTGAG CCTCAATTCCCTGGATGACAACTCTGTGGACCTGGACGGGAACAATCAGAAAATCAAG aAGGAGCCTCAGCACAATCCACCGGAGAAGGATCCAGAGCCCCTGAGTGTGGTGCTGTCAGGAAGGCAGGTGGACACAAGTGGAGAGCAACAGGGAATGTCCTTCACCAACCCCGGCCTGGACACCACAGACCTGTGA